A genomic segment from Yimella sp. cx-51 encodes:
- a CDS encoding ATP-binding protein encodes MTESDSSTADSWVRTQRLAFTTDSVPEVRRVLRTDLAESLVPEDVREETETVVSELVANAILHGRPLPDGTIRVHWKVRPPRIEVEVSDGGGERSPQPKPQTPWANSGRGLRIVRALAHEWGVNDDDGRTTVWAAMGGPSRRRV; translated from the coding sequence ATGACCGAGAGCGACTCCTCGACCGCCGACTCCTGGGTGCGCACCCAGCGCCTGGCCTTCACCACCGATTCAGTGCCGGAGGTGCGCCGTGTGCTGCGCACCGATCTCGCCGAGTCGCTCGTCCCCGAGGACGTCCGGGAGGAGACCGAGACGGTCGTCTCCGAACTCGTGGCCAACGCCATCCTGCACGGACGCCCGCTGCCGGACGGCACGATCCGCGTGCACTGGAAGGTGCGCCCGCCGCGCATCGAGGTGGAGGTCAGCGACGGTGGCGGCGAGCGTTCGCCGCAGCCCAAGCCGCAGACGCCGTGGGCCAACAGCGGCCGCGGCCTGCGCATCGTCCGGGCCCTCGCGCACGAGTGGGGCGTCAACGACGACGACGGACGCACCACCGTCTGGGCGGCCATGGGTGGTCCCTCGCGCCGTCGGGTCTGA